One Papaver somniferum cultivar HN1 chromosome 10, ASM357369v1, whole genome shotgun sequence genomic window carries:
- the LOC113317547 gene encoding uncharacterized endoplasmic reticulum membrane protein YGL010W-like has product MGLFDLEKHFAFYGAYHSNPINVLIHMVFVWPIAFSLSVLLYFTPSIFNFLPQIHFSLLGNDFHLIFNLGFCLTLIYCLFYISFDIKAGSLAALMILGCWIGGSAVAAKLGYSLTWKVVLASQIFCWVAQFIGHGVFEKRAPALLDNLSQAFLMGPFFITGNK; this is encoded by the exons ATGGGATTATTTGATCTTGAGAAGCATTTTGCTTTCTATGGAGCTTATCATAGTAACCCAATAAATGTTCTAATTCATATGGTTTTTGTATGGCCAATTGCTTTCTCTCTTTCGGTTCTTCTCTATTTCACACCAtcaatcttcaattttcttcCTCAGATACACTTTTCTTTACTTGGGAATGATTTTCACTTGATTTTCAATCTTGGGttttgtttaactttgatttattGCTTATTTTACATCTCTTTTGATATCAAAGCTGGTTCTCTAGCTGCTCTTATGATTCTTGGTTGCTGGATTGGTGGGAGTGCTGTTGCTGCCAAACTTGGTTATTCTCTAACTTGGAAG GTAGTGTTGGCATCTCAAATATTCTGTTGGGTAGCACAGTTCATAGGCCATGGAGTTTTCGAG AAACGAGCTCCTGCTTTGCTGGACAACCTTTCACAAGCCTTTTTAATGGGGCCATTCTTTATCACTG gtaataaataa